A section of the Marinoscillum sp. 108 genome encodes:
- a CDS encoding outer membrane protein assembly factor, whose translation MQKYLLILAVLISYGVDGQIRFGQKSSPASDGVAINYSSPREYEIADIRVQGVQFLDNNALISLSGLRVGDKIKIPGDEISAAIKKLWKQGIIGNVSIEAEKIEGDKIWLIITLSERPRLTKYEFKGANKSQIAELKDKVDLVRGKILTDVVIKNTELSVKRYFEGKGYLNAEVKIKQQKDTLLANSVNIVIIVEKNQKVKVKNINFYGDDNFTAAKLRSKLKNTGEKPRIGLPVDLIEKTLMVLKPKNLFYFLTHKKETSTRELKEYLGEQVNVNVFKSAKFVRSEFEEDKKGLITFYNSKGYRDAEIVTDSVYSIDRKYLNVDININPGNKYRFRDIIWSGNYIYDDAFLDRVLGIEKGDVYDLELVNKKLNYNPTGADISSLYMDDGYLFFRVNPVEVSVSQDSIDLEMRLYEGPQATINEVTISGNDKTNDHVVLREIRTLPGEKFSRSELIRTQRELSQLGYFDPEQVNPVPKPNPADETVDIEWQLVERPNDQVELSGGWGGTFGFVGTLGLSFNNFSVKNIPHLDKWRPLPMGDGQKLSVRMQANGRRYQSYSMSFNEPWLGGRKPNNFGVNFSHSAQRSLNLSNETIGKLQVSGATVSLGRRVTWPDDYFTVSNSFSYQKYTLQGSLTSFYGFSGDSHSLTFNNTLARNSVDNPMYPRTGSSLSLSASFTPPYSLWSKLDYENASSQDLYNLLEYHKWNLDFKYYLKLAGNLVLAPRAHFGMLGSYTDKVGVGPFERFQLGGDGLTGQNFLLGTDVIGLRGYENNVITPTDANGTKGGTMFTKFVMELRYPISLNPSATIYVLTFFEGGNNWNNLDNFNPYNLYRSAGLGVRIFMPAFGLLGLDWGYGLDPAPGSLEVSGPQFHFSIGQQIR comes from the coding sequence ATGCAAAAATATTTACTAATACTAGCAGTTTTAATATCGTATGGTGTAGATGGCCAGATTCGTTTTGGTCAGAAAAGCAGCCCTGCGAGTGATGGAGTGGCCATCAATTACTCCAGTCCGAGGGAATACGAAATAGCTGATATCCGGGTTCAGGGTGTTCAGTTTTTGGATAACAACGCCTTAATCTCCCTTTCCGGTCTTCGCGTGGGAGATAAAATCAAGATCCCCGGGGATGAAATATCTGCAGCGATCAAGAAACTGTGGAAGCAAGGGATCATCGGAAATGTGTCCATTGAAGCAGAAAAGATAGAGGGAGACAAAATCTGGTTGATCATTACGCTCAGTGAACGACCCAGGCTCACCAAATATGAATTTAAGGGAGCAAACAAAAGTCAGATTGCTGAACTCAAGGATAAGGTAGATTTGGTAAGGGGAAAGATCCTGACAGATGTGGTGATCAAAAATACTGAGCTGTCGGTGAAGCGGTATTTCGAAGGTAAGGGGTATCTGAATGCGGAGGTGAAAATCAAACAGCAAAAAGATACACTACTGGCCAACAGTGTCAATATTGTGATCATTGTGGAGAAAAACCAAAAGGTCAAGGTCAAGAATATAAATTTTTACGGGGACGATAATTTCACCGCTGCGAAGCTCCGAAGTAAGCTGAAAAACACGGGTGAAAAGCCAAGAATTGGACTTCCAGTAGATCTGATTGAAAAAACCCTGATGGTTTTGAAGCCCAAAAATCTCTTCTATTTTCTAACCCACAAAAAGGAAACGAGTACTCGCGAACTCAAGGAATATTTGGGAGAACAGGTAAATGTGAACGTGTTTAAGTCTGCCAAGTTTGTCCGAAGCGAATTTGAGGAGGATAAGAAAGGACTGATTACTTTCTATAACTCCAAAGGGTATCGTGATGCAGAAATTGTAACCGATTCGGTATACAGCATCGACCGAAAGTATTTGAATGTGGACATCAACATCAACCCGGGAAACAAGTACCGGTTTAGGGATATCATCTGGTCTGGCAATTACATCTACGATGACGCTTTCCTTGATAGGGTTTTGGGCATCGAAAAAGGTGACGTTTATGACCTGGAGTTGGTTAATAAAAAACTGAATTATAATCCGACAGGCGCTGACATAAGCTCCCTGTACATGGATGATGGCTATCTCTTTTTCAGAGTGAATCCTGTAGAAGTAAGTGTGAGTCAGGACTCCATTGATCTGGAAATGAGGCTGTATGAAGGACCGCAGGCCACCATCAATGAGGTCACCATCAGCGGAAATGATAAAACCAATGATCACGTGGTGCTACGGGAGATCAGGACCTTGCCGGGTGAGAAGTTTAGCCGATCTGAGCTGATCCGTACCCAAAGGGAATTGTCACAGCTTGGGTATTTCGATCCAGAGCAGGTAAATCCTGTGCCCAAGCCTAATCCTGCGGATGAAACCGTGGATATTGAATGGCAATTGGTGGAGAGACCCAATGACCAGGTGGAGCTATCAGGAGGATGGGGTGGAACCTTCGGTTTTGTAGGTACCCTTGGTTTATCTTTCAACAACTTCTCGGTGAAGAACATCCCGCACCTGGATAAGTGGCGTCCACTCCCTATGGGAGATGGACAGAAGCTGTCGGTAAGGATGCAGGCCAACGGAAGAAGATATCAAAGTTATTCCATGAGCTTTAATGAGCCTTGGCTTGGCGGGCGTAAGCCCAACAACTTTGGGGTGAACTTTAGCCACTCTGCTCAACGATCACTGAATTTGAGCAACGAGACCATTGGAAAACTCCAGGTGTCAGGTGCTACAGTATCCCTTGGTAGAAGGGTCACCTGGCCGGATGATTACTTCACTGTGAGCAATTCTTTCTCCTACCAGAAATATACATTGCAGGGTTCTTTGACTTCTTTTTACGGCTTTTCCGGAGATTCACACAGTTTGACCTTTAACAACACCCTGGCGAGAAACTCAGTCGATAATCCTATGTATCCAAGAACCGGATCGTCGCTTTCGCTCAGTGCTTCTTTTACGCCACCCTATTCGCTATGGAGCAAGCTGGACTATGAGAATGCTTCCTCGCAAGACCTTTATAACCTTTTGGAGTATCACAAATGGAACCTCGATTTCAAGTATTATTTAAAGTTGGCAGGGAATTTGGTTCTAGCTCCTCGTGCACACTTCGGTATGCTGGGTTCTTATACGGATAAAGTTGGGGTGGGACCTTTTGAAAGGTTCCAATTAGGTGGAGATGGTTTGACAGGTCAGAATTTCCTTTTGGGTACGGACGTGATCGGTTTGCGGGGCTATGAGAATAATGTAATAACGCCTACGGATGCTAACGGTACTAAAGGAGGAACGATGTTTACCAAGTTTGTCATGGAACTTCGATATCCGATATCACTTAACCCATCGGCTACCATCTATGTGCTTACGTTCTTTGAAGGCGGTAACAACTGGAATAATCTGGACAATTTCAATCCTTATAACCTGTACAGATCAGCCGGGCTTGGTGTAAGAATCTTCATGCCTGCGTTTGGGTTACTGGGTCTGGATTGGGGATATGGGTTGGATCCGGCACCGGGTTCTCTGGAGGTGAGTGGTCCACAATTCCACTTCTCTATCGGACAACAAATCAGATAA
- a CDS encoding OmpH family outer membrane protein: protein MKKSALLVFCLFLFAISNTFAQKFGYVDTEYVLSRMPEYKEAQAEIEKLARGWETEIQGMYKKVEEMEAALQAEEVLLTAEMSAERRQEIDREWKEVKEYQKQIFGFDGLYFLKKKELVKPVQDQVFEAVERVAKNNRLQIVFDKSGDLVMIYTDPIHDYTDYVLEELGLGENQESSN, encoded by the coding sequence ATGAAGAAAAGCGCCCTGTTAGTGTTCTGCCTGTTTTTGTTCGCAATAAGTAATACTTTTGCTCAGAAATTTGGGTATGTGGATACCGAATATGTGCTGAGCAGAATGCCCGAGTACAAGGAGGCTCAGGCGGAGATCGAAAAGCTGGCCAGGGGTTGGGAGACGGAGATTCAGGGTATGTACAAAAAGGTGGAGGAGATGGAGGCTGCATTGCAGGCCGAGGAGGTACTATTGACGGCTGAGATGAGCGCCGAGCGCCGGCAGGAGATAGACCGGGAGTGGAAAGAGGTAAAGGAATATCAGAAGCAAATTTTTGGATTTGATGGCCTTTATTTTCTAAAAAAGAAGGAATTAGTAAAGCCTGTACAAGATCAGGTGTTTGAAGCAGTGGAACGTGTCGCAAAAAACAATAGATTGCAGATCGTTTTTGACAAGTCGGGTGACTTAGTCATGATTTATACTGACCCAATTCATGACTATACTGATTATGTATTGGAAGAATTGGGTCTGGGTGAAAACCAGGAAAGTAGTAATTAG
- a CDS encoding OmpH family outer membrane protein, with the protein MKAKILSVIVVLMACAAQVSAQENLKIGYTNADYVLSLLPEAKQIDAELKAYEKQLQNQIQAKYNNLQTKMSDYQANAATWDDLIRTDKEEEIQSLQQSIQKFSQDAETSMGNKRNQLLKPVYEKIGNAIEQIAIENGYTHIFSAGAPGFDVLLYAREQDDVSNIILKKLGITPPAVEGK; encoded by the coding sequence ATGAAAGCAAAAATTTTAAGTGTAATTGTGGTGTTGATGGCATGTGCGGCACAGGTGTCGGCGCAGGAAAATCTCAAGATTGGCTACACCAATGCAGACTATGTTCTCAGCCTGTTGCCTGAGGCTAAGCAAATCGACGCTGAGCTGAAAGCATATGAGAAGCAATTGCAGAATCAGATACAAGCCAAATACAACAACCTGCAAACCAAGATGAGCGATTATCAGGCGAATGCAGCTACCTGGGACGACCTGATCCGCACGGATAAAGAAGAGGAAATCCAGAGCCTGCAGCAGAGCATTCAGAAGTTTTCTCAGGATGCCGAGACTTCCATGGGCAACAAACGTAACCAGTTGCTGAAGCCGGTTTATGAGAAAATTGGCAATGCCATAGAGCAAATAGCTATCGAGAATGGCTATACGCACATTTTTAGTGCTGGAGCTCCAGGATTTGACGTGCTGTTGTACGCCAGAGAGCAGGATGATGTATCGAATATCATTTTGAAGAAATTGGGAATCACCCCTCCTGCGGTGGAAGGAAAGTAA
- the chrA gene encoding chromate efflux transporter, producing the protein MSVRRVRYLIFLRDVLILSVTSFGGPTAHLALILDMMVTKRGYLSETDLMELYALCQILPGPTSTQTITAIGFKIGGPSLAYLTLLIWALPALTIMICMGIMVNVFQDMDISLSFLKFIQPIAVGIVAYSAYRISSSVVSSRTGFFLMIISTMASYIFRTPWAFPIMLLIGGSITAFKFKQQPLEEKSTIKINWSNFILWISVLVFAAVLGGVTQYLPIRLFENFYRNGSLIFGGGQVLVPLLYTEFVEFKGWLTSEEFLSGYGFVQALPGPVFSFSAYVGAVSMHNTDIPQQILGGVMAAAGVFLPGTFFIFFVSRFWEDLKKYRMVKASLEGINAVSSGMVIAAAFFLFEPIAPTTLNYSLMLGTMCLMFFTKVPTPVIILVGLITGIILK; encoded by the coding sequence ATGTCGGTCAGAAGGGTCAGATACCTCATATTTCTAAGGGATGTCCTGATCCTTAGTGTTACCTCATTTGGTGGTCCTACGGCACACTTGGCGCTGATTCTGGACATGATGGTGACCAAGCGGGGTTACCTGTCGGAGACCGACCTGATGGAGCTTTACGCCCTCTGTCAGATACTGCCCGGCCCCACTTCCACACAAACCATTACCGCCATTGGATTTAAAATCGGTGGACCAAGCCTGGCCTACCTCACGCTGCTCATTTGGGCCCTGCCAGCACTCACCATCATGATTTGTATGGGTATTATGGTGAATGTCTTTCAGGATATGGACATCTCACTGTCATTTCTTAAGTTCATACAGCCTATTGCCGTGGGTATCGTGGCATACTCAGCCTATAGAATCTCCAGTAGCGTGGTGAGTTCGCGTACGGGCTTTTTCCTGATGATTATTTCCACCATGGCTTCCTATATATTCAGAACACCATGGGCCTTTCCTATCATGCTGCTGATAGGTGGATCCATTACAGCCTTCAAATTCAAACAACAGCCACTAGAAGAGAAATCAACCATCAAAATCAATTGGTCCAACTTTATTCTATGGATCTCTGTACTGGTCTTCGCTGCGGTGCTTGGTGGAGTGACGCAGTATCTTCCCATCAGGCTATTTGAAAATTTTTATAGAAATGGAAGCCTGATTTTTGGGGGAGGCCAGGTGCTGGTACCGCTGCTTTACACGGAGTTTGTCGAATTCAAAGGCTGGCTCACCTCAGAGGAGTTTCTTTCTGGTTACGGATTTGTGCAAGCGCTCCCCGGGCCTGTATTTTCATTCAGTGCCTATGTGGGGGCCGTGAGTATGCACAATACGGATATTCCGCAGCAAATACTGGGTGGCGTGATGGCAGCTGCCGGAGTATTCTTGCCCGGCACCTTCTTCATCTTCTTTGTGAGTAGGTTTTGGGAGGATTTGAAAAAATATCGAATGGTCAAAGCCTCGCTCGAGGGCATCAACGCTGTGAGCTCCGGAATGGTGATCGCTGCGGCTTTTTTCCTGTTTGAGCCCATTGCCCCCACCACCCTCAACTACTCCCTAATGCTAGGAACAATGTGCCTGATGTTCTTCACCAAGGTGCCTACCCCTGTGATTATCCTGGTGGGCCTGATTACGGGGATTATTCTGAAATAG
- a CDS encoding isopenicillin N synthase family oxygenase — protein MNNTLYSEVPSLDLADFTSGDAATKSKFVNDLGHAYQNIGFVAIKNHGLSDDLTKQLYESVQKFFMLPDEVKLRYEKKELAGQRGYISKGREKAKGRNTGDLKEFYHVGQPTENKLDEYPENIWPEEVPEFEALTLEAFKTLQEAGIQMLRAIALHLGLDELYFDDKVRQGNSILRQIHYFPIENPDEIPADAVRAAEHGDINLITLLMGASADGLQVLRRDGTWIPITALPDQIVVNVGDMLDRLTNHKLKSTIHRVVNPPREKMGTSRFSIPFFMHPISSMDLTCLDSCVDADHPKQYEDVTAGEFLDERLREIGLKS, from the coding sequence ATGAACAACACTCTCTACAGTGAAGTCCCCTCACTAGATCTTGCAGATTTCACCTCCGGGGATGCTGCTACCAAAAGTAAGTTTGTCAACGATCTGGGACATGCTTATCAAAACATTGGATTTGTGGCCATCAAGAACCACGGCCTCTCAGATGATCTGACCAAGCAGCTTTATGAGTCTGTACAGAAGTTTTTCATGCTCCCGGATGAAGTGAAGCTGAGGTATGAAAAGAAAGAACTGGCGGGTCAGCGTGGCTATATCAGCAAAGGCAGGGAAAAAGCCAAAGGCAGAAATACCGGAGATCTGAAGGAGTTTTACCATGTGGGGCAGCCCACGGAGAATAAGTTGGATGAATATCCTGAAAATATCTGGCCCGAAGAGGTTCCGGAGTTTGAGGCCCTGACATTGGAAGCTTTCAAGACCCTGCAGGAAGCGGGCATTCAAATGCTCAGAGCCATCGCCCTACACCTGGGATTGGACGAGCTGTATTTTGATGATAAAGTCCGTCAGGGAAACAGTATTCTCAGACAGATTCATTACTTCCCAATAGAAAACCCCGATGAAATACCCGCAGATGCGGTGCGAGCCGCCGAACACGGAGACATCAACCTGATCACGCTGCTCATGGGGGCGAGTGCTGACGGACTCCAGGTACTCAGGAGAGATGGCACATGGATTCCGATTACGGCTCTGCCGGATCAGATCGTGGTGAATGTAGGGGATATGCTGGACAGGCTCACCAACCATAAATTAAAATCAACCATCCACCGGGTGGTGAACCCACCAAGAGAAAAAATGGGAACCTCTCGCTTTTCTATTCCCTTTTTCATGCACCCCATTTCCTCCATGGACCTTACCTGTCTGGACAGCTGCGTGGATGCTGATCACCCCAAGCAATATGAAGATGTTACCGCCGGAGAATTTTTGGATGAAAGATTGAGAGAAATCGGATTGAAATCCTAA
- the recO gene encoding DNA repair protein RecO produces the protein MVTKTRGIVIKYLKYQESSIIVQIFTEQYGLMSFMVNGIRSPRSKRSIGYFQAFSLLELVAYIKPNRSIQRLSEYKYYATAHHIQQDIRKGTIVLFLSEILSKLLTHEQGESHERLFAFLSNAIITFDSLQSEIENFHLHFLLKMLPFVGLDVEDGTALIHSMELEMIEEDHNLITFISSIISSDYTEPVHGSGALRFKALELILNYYEHHTTQLGEIKSLKVLHQVFR, from the coding sequence ATGGTCACAAAAACCAGGGGTATTGTTATCAAATACCTGAAGTATCAGGAATCCAGCATCATCGTTCAGATTTTTACCGAACAGTACGGACTCATGTCCTTCATGGTCAATGGTATCAGAAGCCCCAGGTCGAAGCGCAGTATCGGCTACTTTCAGGCCTTTTCTCTACTGGAGCTGGTCGCTTACATCAAACCCAACCGATCGATTCAGAGGCTTTCAGAATACAAATATTACGCCACGGCTCACCATATTCAGCAAGACATTCGCAAGGGAACCATTGTACTTTTCCTATCGGAAATTCTGAGCAAACTACTCACCCATGAGCAGGGCGAATCACACGAAAGACTGTTCGCCTTTCTATCCAATGCCATAATTACATTCGACAGCCTCCAATCAGAAATCGAAAATTTTCACCTTCATTTCTTACTTAAAATGTTGCCATTTGTTGGCCTGGATGTGGAGGATGGCACAGCCCTCATTCATAGTATGGAGCTGGAAATGATCGAGGAAGATCATAATCTTATTACCTTTATATCAAGCATCATTAGTTCGGATTACACTGAGCCTGTGCATGGATCAGGTGCTTTACGGTTCAAAGCCCTGGAACTTATTTTGAATTACTACGAGCATCATACTACCCAGCTTGGTGAGATCAAATCTTTAAAAGTGTTGCACCAAGTGTTCAGATAA